A single genomic interval of Carettochelys insculpta isolate YL-2023 chromosome 16, ASM3395843v1, whole genome shotgun sequence harbors:
- the KNOP1 gene encoding lysine-rich nucleolar protein 1 produces MIINEDGGSMDEETTQKKKMKKTKNTGTQTVIKIKEEHQSDTQEKNKVKKKKCLAEEESDTLKLSKKKKVCFKLKKRECSDNLVCIERDSESEPVKEIKEKSKVFKTKSKKGQDLSLLLLENNQDSDQFPPKKYTTLSHENIVIGKRHRENITHIFEGDSEVTKKKKKKKERDISSITVIEIQDSDHEISNQNLTKTSNTTLQEKARTGKKQKKDIVQNSEGERERVKKKKKDKHGSLTLAGNQENNQGVSDENLSTRDSRKNQETNSQENSFIRKKQKENIVQNSESNREVTKNKKSKDFSSLTCKDNQDRSHRASNESLPKNQDAKNQEKALTGKKHRENSEDDSAVMKKKKREIQQEEEGVKESVNLMDEDRETSENEKNAPVKNNKKKRKKKSKSLENLAVDNVNEGLNDNNNAHFGNKGEKRNEQGSQNCAKEPRPKKKKVTVKTENEAMECKDDVTVVKEKKGNCDEINIDKVRRQALQEEIDRESGKTKGFRNKVESDTQFGQWSTATFESSDQKTKFLKLMGGFKKGSISTQDPPGAREKPNLALNRKSEETLKQTLQMQFEKALNLKQHKGCGLGFQPVANKKVHIDKYASRSIKFDN; encoded by the exons ATGATAATAAATGAAGATGGAGGGAGTATGGATGAGGAAAcaacacagaaaaagaaaatgaaaaaaacgAAGAACACTGGGACGCAAACTGTCATCAAAATTAAAGAAGAACACCAGTCTGACACACAAGAAAAAAACAAGGTGAAGAAAAAGAAATGCTTAGCAGAAGAGGAGTCAGATACATTAAAGCTTAGTAAAAAGAAGAAAGTTTGCTTCAAATTAAAGAAAAGAGAATGTTCAGACAATCTTGTGTGCATAGAAAGGGATTCAGAGTCTGAACCAGTAAAAGAAATAAAGGAGAAATCTAAAGTTTTCAAAACGAAGTCAAAGAAAGGCCAAGATCTTTCCTTGTTACTCTTGGAGAATAATCAGGACAGCGATCAGTTCCCTCCAAAGAAATATACAACTCTTTCTCATGAAAATATAGTCATTGGcaaaaggcacagagagaataTCACCCATATCTTTGAAGGTGACAGTGAAGTaaccaaaaaaaagaagaaaaagaaagagagagacatttcTTCTATAACAGTGATAGAAATTCAAGACAGTGATCATGAAATTTCTAATCAAAACCTTACAAAAACAAGTAATACCACTTTACAGGAAAAAGCACGCactgggaaaaaacaaaaaaaggatatTGTCCAAAACTCtgaaggtgagagagagagggtgaaaaagaagaagaaagacaaacatggctcCTTAACACTGGCAGGTAACCAGGAAAACAATCAGGGTGTTTCTGATGAGAATCTTTCAACAAGAGACTCCAGAAAGAATCAAGAAACCAATTCCCAGGAAAACTCAttcataagaaaaaaacaaaaagagaacaTTGTGCAGAACTCTGAAAGCAACAGAGAAGtaacaaagaataaaaaaagcaaagattTTTCCTCCTTAACATGTAAGGATAATCAGGACCGAAGTCATAGAGCTTCTAATGAAAGCCTTCCAAAAAACCAAGATGCTAAGAACCAGGAAAAAGCACTTACTGGTAAAAAACACAGAGAGAATTCTGAAGATGACAGTGCGGtaatgaagaagaaaaagagagagattcagcaggaagaggagggagttAAAGAGTCTGTAAACCTTATGGATGAAGATCGGGAAACATCTGAAAATGAAAAGAATGCGcctgttaaaaataataaaaagaagaggaaaaagaaatccaaatCACTGGAAAACCTTGCAGTGGATAATGTAAATGAAGGACTTAATGACAATAATAATGCACACTTTGGCAATAAGGGTGAGAAAAGAAATGAACAGGGATCACAGAATTGTGCTAAAGAGCCCAGACCGAAAAAGAAAAAGGTCACAGTTAAAACAGAAAATGAGGCAATG GAATGTAAGGATGATGTAACAGTTGtgaaggaaaagaaaggaaaCTGTGATGAAATAAACATAGACAAG GTTAGACGGCAAGCTCTGCAAGAAGAGATTGATAGAGAATCTGGCAAAACGAAGGGTTTCAGAAACAAAGTGGAATCT GACACACAGTTTGGCCAGTGGAGCACAGCTACTTTTGAAAGttcagaccaaaaaacaaaattcCTTAAACTGATGGGTGGTTTTAAAAAGGGTTCCATCTCAACTCAAGATCCACCAGGAGCCAGAGAAAAGCCGAACCTGGCTCTGAACAGGAAAAGTGAGGAAACCTTAAAGCAGACCCTGCAAATGCAGTTTGAGAAAGCATTAAACTTGAAGCAGCACAAAGGATGTGGCCTTGGATTCCAGCCTGTTGCCAACAAAAAAGTGCACATAGACAAGTATGCTTCTAGATCTATTAAATTTGATAACTAA